The region GCTGTTGGTCGGTGGCGTGCTGTCCGTGACCACGCTGGGACTGTGGCTGATCGCCGTCACCGTACGCGGCGCGCTGGCGCTCGGCAGGCTCCAACGCGCCCTCGCCCGGGGCCTGTTGGGGATGGAGATCGAGGAGCCGGAGCGCCGCGAGGGTGCCGGGATCCTGGGCTGGCGGCGGGCGCTGCTCGGTGACCGGAACGGGTGGCGCGCCGTCGCCTGCGCGCTGACCACCCCGTTCACCGCCGTCTTCGGGTACGCCGCCGTCGTCATCGGCTACGTCTACGGCGTCCTGCTCACCCTCCACCCCCTCCTCAAGCGGTGGAACTACGACACCCGGCGGGCGAGCGACGGCACGACGCACCGGGTGTCGCTGGAGTTCTTCGGATTCCAGGTCGACTCCTGGCCGCGTTGGCTGATCCCGCTGGCCCTCGGGCTGCTGCTCCTCACCACCGCGTCCTGGCTGCTGCGCCAGGCCCTCGCCCCGCACCGGGCGCTGCTCACCGCGCTGCTCGGCCCCGACCCCGCCGACCGCCGCATCCGCACCCTGGAGGAGACCCGCGCCCAGGCCGTGGACGACGCCGCGGCGACCCTGCGCCGGATCGAACGCGACCTGCACGACGGGACGCAGGCCCGGCTCGTCGGCCTCGCGATGCACCTCACGATGATCAGGGAGCTGATCGGCGCGGGGGCCTCCCCGGAGCGGCTCCTCGCCGTCGTCGACACCGCACGGGGCAACGCGACCCAGGCCATCGCCGACCTGCGCCATCTGGTGAAGGGCATCCACCCTCCCGTACTGGACCAGGGCCTGGACACCGCCCTGGCCACCCTCGCCGCCGACAGCGCACTGCCCGTCGAGGTCGCTGCCGACATCACGGACCGCCCGAGCCCGGCCGTCGAGTCGATCGCGTACTTCTGCGCTGCCGAACTCCTCGCCAACGCCACCAAACACAGCGGGGCGAGCGGCGCCGCGGTGACCGTGAGCGCCCGGGGCGGACTGCTGCGGCTGAGCGTGCGCGACGACGGACGCGGGGGAGCGGTGATCGGCGCGGGCTCGGGCCTGACCGGGCTGCTGGCCCGCGCCCGGACCGTCGACGGCACACTCACCTGCGACAGCCCGCCGGGAGGCCCTACGGTGGTCACGGTCGAACTTCCCTGCTGACCGAGCTTTCCGCCTGGCCGAACTTCCCGGCCGGCCGAGCCTTCCTCTTGACCGAACTTCCCTACTGACGATCACGGGGATCACATGCGCGTCGTCATCGCCGAGGACTCCGCCCTCCTGCGTGACGGGCTGGTCCAACTGCTGCGGCTGCGGGACGTGGAGGTCGCGGCGGCCGTCGGGGACGCCGAGACGCTGCTCGCCGCCGTGGCCGAGCACCGTCCGGACGTCGCCGTCGTCGACATCAGGCTGCCGCCCACGCAGACCGACGAGGGCGTACGGGCGGCCGTACGGCTGCGCAAGGAACACCCAGGCACCGGGGTGCTGATCCTCTCGCAGTACGTGGAGACGACGTACGCCCGGCAACTGCTCGCCGACCCGGCCGGGATCGGCTATCTGTTGAAGGAACGGGTCGTCGACATCGGCGAGTTCGTGGACGCCATGGAACGGGTCGCCGGGGGCGGCACCGCCCTCGACCCCGAGGTCGTCGCGCAGCTCTTCGGCGCGAGCCGGCGCGCCACCGCCCTCGACAGGCTCACACCGCGCGAGCGCGAGGTGCTCGCCCTGATGGCCGAGGGCCGGACCAACCAGTCGATCGCCGGCGCCTTCACCGTCTCGGAACGCGCGGTGGAGAAGCACATCGCCAACATCTTCACGAAGCTCGACCTGCCGCCGTCGGGCACCGGGCACCGAAGGGTGCTGGCGGTCCTGCGCTACCTGGACTCGGTGACCGTCACATAGGGTCGCGATCATGCCCGACATATCGCTGACCGTCGTCGTTGTGCTCTGCCTCGCCTCCCTCGCGGCGGGCTGGATCGACGCCGTGGTGGGCGGTGGCGGGCTGCTTCTGCTCCCCGCGATGCTGCTCGGACTGCCGGCCGGCACACCGGCGGCGTACGCGCTCGGGACGAACAAGGCGGTCGCGATCGTCGGGACGACCGGCGCGGCGGTGACGTACGCGCGCAAGGCGCCGGTGGATGTGCGGCTGGCCGTGCGGATCGGGCTCGCGGCGCTGGCCGGCTCCACGGCCGGTGCCTTCGTGGCCGCCGGGATGAGTACGGACGTGCTGAAGCCGGTGGTCATGGTGGTGCTGCTCGGCGTCGGGACCTTCGTGATGCTGCGGCCCGCCTTCGGTACGGCGCCCTCGACCGAGCCCGTCTCCGCGCGGCGCGTGCTGGCCGCGATCGGGCTCGCGGGCCTCGGGATCGGCTTCTACGACGGGCTCATCGGCCCCGGCACGGGTACGTTCCTCGTCCTGGCGCTGACCGCGCTGCTCCACTTCGACCTGGTGACCGCCTCCGCCACCGCGAAGATCGTCAACTGCTGCACCAACGCGGGCGCCCTCGCGACCTTCGCCTGGAAGGGCACCGTGTACTGGCAACTGGCCGCGCTGATGGCCGTGTTCAACCTGGTGGGCGGCACGGTGGGGGCGCACACCGCGCTCAAGAGGGGCAGCGGGTTCGTCCGGGTGGTGCTGCTGACGGTGGTGTTCGCGCTGGTGGCGAATCTGGCGTACCAGCAGTGGATCGCGTAGGCGCCGCGGATGCCGGTCAGCGGCTGCCGGTGAGGTGGGCGAAGACGACCACGTTCCCCTGGTACCCGGTGGCCTTCGAGTAGTCGCCGCCGCAGGTGATGACACGCAGTTCGGGGCGGGACGCGGCGCCGTACACCTTCTCGTCCGGGAAGTCGCGGGCGGCGTACACCTCGACGGCGTCGACGGCGAAGAGCGCGGTGCCGCCGTCGCGGCGTGCCACCTCGATGGCGCTGCCCTTCTTGAGGGCGCCGAGGTTGTAGAAGACGGCGGGGCCGTTGGCGTTGTCGACGTGGCCCGCGACGATGGCGGTGCCCCGCTCGCCGGGGGTGGTGCCGGCCTGGTACCAGCCCGCGAGGTTCTTCTGCCCGGCGGGCGGGACGTCCAGGCTGCCCTGCGGGGTGAGGCCGAGGCCCATCAGCGGGGCGTTCACGCCGATGGAGGGGATGCGGATGCGCTCGGGCGGGGAGTGGCGGAGCGCGGGGGCACCCTGCGGGAGGGCGTCGCCGGTGCCGGCCTGGGCGGCGGAGGGCTGGGGCGGTGGGTGGACCTGCGTGCCGTTGTACAGCAGCCAGGTCCCTGAGCAGAGGGCGACCACGGTGACGGAAGCTATGACGGTGTTGCTGACCCGGCGCATGTGAGCCTCCTCTCGGGGTCAGGGGTTGTGCGGTTGTGGCCGTGACGGTGGTTGTGGTCGTGGTCGGGGTGGGTCCCCTTCCCCCTCCGGGCCGCGAGGGGCGTCGGGCCACGGAGGGGGAGGGGACGGCGGTACCGGCGGACGGACAGCGGAGGGTGTCCGTCAGATCCCGTCGCCTCTCGCCCGGCGATGCAGGAGCCAGGTACCGCCCGCGGCGGCGACGGCCAGGGCCGCCACTCCCGCCGCGGTCTGCACGGGGTCGGTGCCGAGTGCGCCGCCGACCCCCGTGTTCACATGCCCACGCGGCAGATGGATCTGTTCGCGTGTGGCGGTCAGGTTCACGATCAGGTCGCCGGTGACCTGTCGGCCGTGGGAGCACTTCGCGACGATCTCGTACGTCCCCGGCTGGGCGCTCGGCGGCACCTTGAACTGGCCGATCGCGTCCTGTTCGTGGGCGCTGGGGGCGAGCATGAAGATGCCCGCGCCGACCGCGCTGGCGTCACCCGTTGCGGTGCCGTCCGCGCCGCACGCCGCCGTGTTGACGGTGACGTCGGTACCCGGGATGACGGTGGAGGGAAACACCTCCAGGCTCTCCGTGGACCCGCCGTACGCGGGCGCGGTGGCGAGGCCCACCGCGGCGACGGCGAGCGCGGTACCGGTCAGCAGACGGGCTGTGCGTCGCATGGCTGTGCTCCTCCGAGGGGGCGCGGCCGGCGGCACCCCCAAGTGCCGCTGTGTCGGTCGTGCCCCTGCCCTTCCGAGGTAAGTGGCAGTCGGCTCGGTCCGCTTCCTGACGGAGCATCACAAATACCGGAAAAGGGCGCGGGGCGGGAGTGTCCGAGGGTCCGGATCGATGGCGTTCCCGCAGGTCACCGGCGTACGACTGGTGTGTCGCGGCAAAGAACCCGAAGAGCGCAGGGCGGGGGTGCGAACGGGTGACGGGGGGCGGGTGGGAGATACCTTGACCTCAAGGATGGTTGAGCCTGTCCCCGACCGCTCCCGCTGCCCCGGCGCGAGCGTGTGCCGCACGCGCCGGGGCTGCCGGTCGAGGCCCTTCCGGGCGCCCGACGTTCAGCTCACGGACACCGCGGACCAGGCCGCCGCCACCGCGTTGTACTCCGTGCTCCCGGCCCCGTACAGGTCCTTCGCAGCGCTCAGCGTCGCCGTCCGCGCGCCCGCGTAGTTCGTCGAGGACGTCATGTAGACCGTCAGCGCGCGGTACCAGATCGCACCGAGCTTGTCCCGGCCGATGCCGGTGACCGTCGAGTTGTTGCAGGTGGGGGAGTTGTAGCTGACCCCGTTGATGGTCTTCGCGCCACTGCCCTCGGCGAGCAGGTACGCGAAGTGGTTCGCGACACCGGACGAGTAGTGGACGTCGAGATTGCCGACCGAGGAGCTCCAGCAGTCCGCCGAGTTGCCGTCCTTGGAGGGCCGGTCCATGAACCGCAGGGCCGCCTTGCCGAAGCCGGAGCGGACGATCTTCTCGCCGATCAGATAGTCCCCGGGGTCGGTGGAGTTGTGCGCGTAGAACTCCACCAGCGTGCCGAAGATGTCGGAGGTCGCCTCGTTCAGACCGCCGGACTCTCCCGAGTACGTCAGCGCCGCCGTCTTCGACGTGACACCGTGGGACATCTCGTGACCGGCCACGTCGAGCGCGACCAGCGGCCCGAGCGTGGTCCCGTCACCGTCCCCGTACGTCATGCAGAAGCAACTGTCGTCCCAGAACGCGTTGTTGTAGTTGCTGCCGTAGTGGACGCGGTTGAACGAGCCCTTGCCGTCGCCCGCGATGCCGGTACGGCCGTGGACGTTCTTGTAGTAGTCCCAGGTCTCGTTCGTGCCGTACTGGGCGTCGACCGCGGCCGAGGAACGGTCCGAAGCCGCCCCGGTTCCCCAGTGGTTGTCGGCGTCCGTGAAGAGGGTCGCCGGGGCGCGGCTGACGCAGACCCCGAAGATGCACAGGTCCGTCTTGTTCGCCGCGTCGCCCGTGTACGTGTTTCCGCGCGTCGGGTCCTTGAGCTGGTACGTCGATCCGGACAGGGTCGTCTCGAGCGCGACCGTGCCGCTGTAGAGGGACTGGCCGTCACCCGTCGCCGTCTCGATGCTGTCCCACGCGTCGATCTGCCGCCCGGT is a window of Streptomyces mirabilis DNA encoding:
- a CDS encoding response regulator transcription factor is translated as MRVVIAEDSALLRDGLVQLLRLRDVEVAAAVGDAETLLAAVAEHRPDVAVVDIRLPPTQTDEGVRAAVRLRKEHPGTGVLILSQYVETTYARQLLADPAGIGYLLKERVVDIGEFVDAMERVAGGGTALDPEVVAQLFGASRRATALDRLTPREREVLALMAEGRTNQSIAGAFTVSERAVEKHIANIFTKLDLPPSGTGHRRVLAVLRYLDSVTVT
- a CDS encoding class F sortase, yielding MRRVSNTVIASVTVVALCSGTWLLYNGTQVHPPPQPSAAQAGTGDALPQGAPALRHSPPERIRIPSIGVNAPLMGLGLTPQGSLDVPPAGQKNLAGWYQAGTTPGERGTAIVAGHVDNANGPAVFYNLGALKKGSAIEVARRDGGTALFAVDAVEVYAARDFPDEKVYGAASRPELRVITCGGDYSKATGYQGNVVVFAHLTGSR
- a CDS encoding sensor histidine kinase; the protein is MHRLRNGLRNRLRALAAFPFGRKALATFLYGLIAFPLALVGFVLTFVGLLVGGVLSVTTLGLWLIAVTVRGALALGRLQRALARGLLGMEIEEPERREGAGILGWRRALLGDRNGWRAVACALTTPFTAVFGYAAVVIGYVYGVLLTLHPLLKRWNYDTRRASDGTTHRVSLEFFGFQVDSWPRWLIPLALGLLLLTTASWLLRQALAPHRALLTALLGPDPADRRIRTLEETRAQAVDDAAATLRRIERDLHDGTQARLVGLAMHLTMIRELIGAGASPERLLAVVDTARGNATQAIADLRHLVKGIHPPVLDQGLDTALATLAADSALPVEVAADITDRPSPAVESIAYFCAAELLANATKHSGASGAAVTVSARGGLLRLSVRDDGRGGAVIGAGSGLTGLLARARTVDGTLTCDSPPGGPTVVTVELPC
- a CDS encoding sulfite exporter TauE/SafE family protein, translated to MPDISLTVVVVLCLASLAAGWIDAVVGGGGLLLLPAMLLGLPAGTPAAYALGTNKAVAIVGTTGAAVTYARKAPVDVRLAVRIGLAALAGSTAGAFVAAGMSTDVLKPVVMVVLLGVGTFVMLRPAFGTAPSTEPVSARRVLAAIGLAGLGIGFYDGLIGPGTGTFLVLALTALLHFDLVTASATAKIVNCCTNAGALATFAWKGTVYWQLAALMAVFNLVGGTVGAHTALKRGSGFVRVVLLTVVFALVANLAYQQWIA
- a CDS encoding M4 family metallopeptidase; its protein translation is MSRIRIRQTRGTRPHTRGSRLAAAGVAAAATALLAAALTPTAGAAGRPSRATAIDNAAAALVKEAARLGLTSAEGTSVRDVVVDANGDQHVRYDRTYRELPVLGGDFVVHLDPDGSYRGANRATSRDLSVPTTRPALAAPEAADLATAALRAAHLGETLKKVTAKPQLVVDALHGAPRLAWRTNVVGQDSLGNPVARTVLTDARTGRQIDAWDSIETATGDGQSLYSGTVALETTLSGSTYQLKDPTRGNTYTGDAANKTDLCIFGVCVSRAPATLFTDADNHWGTGAASDRSSAAVDAQYGTNETWDYYKNVHGRTGIAGDGKGSFNRVHYGSNYNNAFWDDSCFCMTYGDGDGTTLGPLVALDVAGHEMSHGVTSKTAALTYSGESGGLNEATSDIFGTLVEFYAHNSTDPGDYLIGEKIVRSGFGKAALRFMDRPSKDGNSADCWSSSVGNLDVHYSSGVANHFAYLLAEGSGAKTINGVSYNSPTCNNSTVTGIGRDKLGAIWYRALTVYMTSSTNYAGARTATLSAAKDLYGAGSTEYNAVAAAWSAVSVS